From Polaribacter butkevichii, a single genomic window includes:
- a CDS encoding DsbA family oxidoreductase has protein sequence MKEKLKIDIVSDVVCPWCTIGYKRLEKAITELGIQDQVEIEWQPFELNPNMPAEGQNVNEHITEKYGSTKEQQEESKQNMTEAGEELGFKFDYFDEMRMVNTFDAHVLLEYAKDFGKQTELKMCLTTAFFSNRKDVSKRDILKQALLTVGLNADEGMAKLDNEDARNEVRFKQNYWKNLGVNSVPTIVFNIKSAVTGAQPVATFKQVLSELIKEHQTA, from the coding sequence ATGAAAGAAAAATTAAAAATAGATATCGTATCAGACGTTGTTTGTCCTTGGTGTACCATTGGCTATAAACGTTTAGAAAAAGCCATAACAGAACTAGGTATTCAAGACCAAGTAGAAATTGAATGGCAACCTTTTGAATTGAATCCGAATATGCCCGCAGAAGGTCAGAATGTAAATGAACATATCACAGAAAAGTATGGATCTACCAAAGAGCAGCAAGAAGAATCAAAACAAAATATGACTGAAGCTGGAGAGGAACTCGGTTTTAAATTTGATTATTTTGATGAAATGCGTATGGTAAACACCTTTGATGCTCATGTTCTTTTAGAATATGCCAAAGATTTTGGGAAACAAACCGAATTAAAAATGTGTTTAACAACTGCTTTTTTTAGCAACCGTAAAGATGTTTCTAAAAGAGACATTCTAAAACAAGCATTATTAACTGTCGGTTTAAATGCTGATGAAGGAATGGCCAAGTTAGATAATGAAGATGCCAGAAACGAAGTAAGATTCAAACAAAATTATTGGAAAAATTTAGGGGTTAATTCTGTACCAACAATTGTTTTTAACATAAAAAGTGCCGTAACTGGTGCACAACCAGTAGCTACCTTTAAACAAGTACTATCCGAATTAATCAAAGAACACCAAACTGCATAG